One Fibrobacter sp. genomic window, AAGCTTGCTCGTTCCATGGGCGAAGTCAGCACCTTGGGTAAGTATTTGGACCCGTTCTCCGACAAGATTTCCAACATGACCATTTTCATGTGCTTCATCGCTACCGGTTACGCCCCGGTGTGGATGGTGGCTGTGATCTACTTCCGCGAATCCAGCGTGGAAACTCTGCGCACCCTGGCCGCAAGCGAAGGCTTGATTATGCCGGCACGTCGCAGCGGTAAGTGGAAAACCGCCTTGCAGGGCATGGGCATTGTGGGCATTTTGGCAGGCGCCATCGACCCCATCCGCCATTTCATCCCCGGTTTTGACGGAATTTGGCCCTATTTCCCCCAGACCATCATGGGCATCATTACCTTGGTGACAGTGGTCAGCGGTGTGGATTATTTCGTAGCAAGCAAGCACATCCTCAAGAAATTCGTCTAAAACCCTTGCCAAGATAATAATAATTAACTATATATGGGCTACCTCGACGCGGGGTGGAGCAGTTGGTAGCTCGTCGGGCTCATAACCCGAAGGTCGCAGCGTTCAAGTCCTGCCCCCGCTACTAAAAAAGAACCAGTTGCAAAACTGGTTCTTTTTTTTGTCATCCTGGAGTGGCGAAGCCACGATAGGATCCAAAAACCAACGGGTCTTTTTCTACATTTTAAGCATGTCCCGAATGACTGAATCCGAAGCTCTTGATTTGTTTCTGAACGCCCCCCTAGACGAACTTTGCGCCATGGCCAACGCAGAAAAGGAACGTCGCCACGGCAAGTCCGTTTACTGGGTGAACAACCGTCAGATTAACTACACCAACGTCTGCGTGCTGCACTGCAAATTCTGCGCTTTCAGCAAGATCAAGAAGGATAGTCCCACCGCCTACGACTGGGACTACGATACCATTCGCGACAAGGCTGCTTTTGCCATCAACGGCGGCGCCCGTGAGCTTCATATCGTCGGCGGCCTTCATCCGGACCACCCCTTCGATTACTACATCGAAATGCTCCGTAAGCTCCGCGGCGAATTCCCCAAGGTGAACCTGAAGGCCTTTACCGCCGTGGAAATTGCCCACTTCGCCAAGCTTTCTGGCCAGACTCCCCTGCAGATTATGGAAACCCTGAAGGGCGCAGGTCTTGACGCCCTCCCCGGTGGCGGTGCCGAAATCCTCGTTCAGAGTGTCCGCGACCAGATTTGCCCCGGCAAGGAAACCGGCGAAGAATGGCTGGACGTCCATCGCGCCGCCCACAAGATCGGCATTCCCACCAATGCCACCATGCTTTTCGGCCACATCGAAAAGCCGGAACACCGCATCGCCCACATGCGCATGCTTCGCGACCTGCAGGACGAGGCACCGGGATTCTTTGCATTTATTCCGCTGGTCTACCATCCGGAACACAACGCCCTCCACAACATCGTGCCCAACATGACTTCTCAGGAGGACATCCTCCGCACTGTTGCAGTGGCCCGCCTGTTCCTGGATAACTTCCCCCACATCAAGGCTTACTGGATCCAGATGGGTATTGAAACCGCAATGAAGGCTCTGCACTCCGGTGCCAGCGACCTGGACGGCACCATCATCGAAGAAAAGATTACCCACGCCGCAGGAGCCACCGTTCCCGTAGGTATGAGTCCGGAACGCATGCGTCAGCTGATTCTTGGCGAAGGCCTGGAACCTGTGGAGAGAGATGCGTTGTACGAACGATTCTCTTAACGAAAAAAAACTCGGGTCATCAAGCCCGAGTTCTTCTTTTTTATAAAAGTGCAGCCATCCGCTGAACAGCTTCAGCAAACTGCGATGGTTCTTGCAACAAACTAATGACAACCCAACCATCTTCTTCAAAGTCGAAGAAGAAACCTGGCTGCACCAGCACATGTTTTTCCCGGAGCAAGCGAAGAGTCAGTTCTTCGTCGTCTTCGCCCAGATGAACTACTGCATACCAACCGCCGAGAACCTTGGGGCAGTACTTGCTGGGGAATGCGGCGTGCAGTGTTTCCCAGTTCTGTTTCAAGCGGGCGGTAACCTGCGATTCGTACTCTGCAGCGCGGGCAAGCAGCGGCGTTGCCAGAGCCTGTGCGCAGGAAGAGGTACTGAGGTAGGCGTCTTCCACGAATTCCAGGGCGGCGCGTATTTCTTCGAAACGTTCACGAGGCGCGTAGAAAGCCATCCAGCCGAACTTCAGCTGAGGCGCACCCACGGCCTTGCTTAAACCGTTCAGCCAGAAGATCGGGCACTTGGGTCCATCGACGGGTGCGTAGACCACATCGTTTCCACCACAGTCAAAATAATCCG contains:
- the mqnE gene encoding aminofutalosine synthase MqnE encodes the protein MSRMTESEALDLFLNAPLDELCAMANAEKERRHGKSVYWVNNRQINYTNVCVLHCKFCAFSKIKKDSPTAYDWDYDTIRDKAAFAINGGARELHIVGGLHPDHPFDYYIEMLRKLRGEFPKVNLKAFTAVEIAHFAKLSGQTPLQIMETLKGAGLDALPGGGAEILVQSVRDQICPGKETGEEWLDVHRAAHKIGIPTNATMLFGHIEKPEHRIAHMRMLRDLQDEAPGFFAFIPLVYHPEHNALHNIVPNMTSQEDILRTVAVARLFLDNFPHIKAYWIQMGIETAMKALHSGASDLDGTIIEEKITHAAGATVPVGMSPERMRQLILGEGLEPVERDALYERFS